From a region of the Helicobacter hepaticus ATCC 51449 genome:
- the nrfH gene encoding cytochrome c nitrite reductase small subunit, producing MSSIFAILLIAIVIIACYTFWHAKGASYLSNDSEACNNCHIMNEVYSDYLSAPHSQKIAGQPRATCNDCHLPHNFVSKWIAKAQSGVGHAYAFTFKLDTLPTNLSANETSKQMVQNNCVRCHIEYVQNAVNPTTTPGHNNALNCVSCHESAGHKRGF from the coding sequence ATGTCAAGTATTTTCGCTATTCTTCTCATAGCTATTGTTATTATTGCGTGTTATACATTTTGGCACGCTAAGGGAGCTTCTTATCTTAGCAATGATTCGGAAGCGTGCAATAATTGTCATATTATGAATGAAGTTTATAGTGATTATCTTAGCGCTCCTCATTCACAGAAAATTGCAGGGCAGCCTCGAGCTACCTGTAATGACTGCCATTTGCCTCACAACTTTGTCTCCAAATGGATTGCTAAAGCTCAAAGTGGCGTAGGACACGCTTATGCTTTTACATTCAAGCTTGATACACTACCTACTAACTTGAGTGCAAATGAAACAAGTAAGCAAATGGTGCAAAATAATTGTGTGCGTTGTCATATAGAATATGTCCAAAACGCAGTCAATCCTACGACTACGCCTGGACATAACAACGCACTAAATTGTGTCTCTTGCCACGAGAGTGCAGGACATAAACGAGGTTTTTAA